The window TAAGATATGCTAGGGGAGAATTACACGGTTATGAGAAGGGTTCCGATTTAGAAAGAATCGTTTATTCAGAGTTAGCGTTACCTGACGAGTTATTTTATGTGAAATTTGCTGACTCGGACTTACTATTATATCAGAAGAAGATTAAGGAAGCGTTAGGTCCTATATATTTACTTTTGGATAAATCTGGAAGTATGGATGGCGAGAAGATCATTTGGGCAAAAGCCGTTGCCCTATCCTTATATAATAGGGCAAGGAGGGAGAATAGAGATTTTTACATTAGGTTTTTTGATAATATACCATATCCATTGATAAAAGTTATGAAGAACGCTAAGAGTAAGGATGTAATAAAAATGATTGAATATATAGGCAAAATAAGAGGTGGGGGAGGTACTGATATAAGTAGATCCATAATTTCAGCATGCGAGGACATAAAAGAAGGGCATGTTAAGGGTGTTAGTGAGGTGATATTACTAACAGACGGTGAAGATAAGATAGCTGAAACCACAGTCAGAAGGTCATTAAGAGAGGCTAACTCTGTTTTAATAAGCGTTATGATTAGGGGAGATAATGCTGACCTACGTAGGATTGCGGATAAATATCTAGTAGTTTACAAACTTGATCATGACGATTTATTGAGAGTTGTTGAAACTTAAAATTAGAGGAGGCCTCAGTATCATTCTCCGTTAATACGGTGTCAACTGAGTATGGCCGTTAATAATATTTTTATAAAGGGATGGGATAAAAATTTATTGATGTTGAACGATCCGAACACTGAGTTAGTGTTGTGATGAAGAACTTTTTGCTGAATTAACGTAATCTCGTAAAAACTTCATATCTTCCTCTAAGCTTTTTTCATTTTCTTCTTTAATCCACATTAATCCTCCTGCAGCATCTACAAGTTCACCCTTTATTTTCAAGTCCTTAGTTTTTTCTTTCCAATTAAAAACATATTTAGAAACGACGAAGACGTAAATATCGCCCTCATTTCTTAGGTGTATCTTTCCTGAATATAGATCTCCAACCGTATATTCAATTTCTTTTGCAAAAGGTTCTTTACCTGGTCTTTCACTTACTGGGTACCAGTTCCTCTTCACATTTCCGCCAATTTTTGTGATTACATTGGATATATTTTCTTCAACACTCATTATACTATACCCCTTGATGCAAGAACCTCTTGGGCTAGTTTAGATATTCCTAGTTCTTCGGGGCTAAATCCAAATGCTAATCCTAATAACTGGGTTACATATATTGCTGGAACCACCCAATTCACATTGAATTCAGCTTTTATTCTCAGCTGTAAGTTGTCTAGCTGTAAATGACATAGGGAACAAGGGTGAATTATTATATCTGCTTGCTCCTCCTTTGCACTCTTAAGTACGCCATAGGCTAACCTTAAACCAACTTTAGGATTGCTACCCATTAGGGGAAAACCACAGCATGATTTTGCTGCTTTAAAGGAGACTGGTGTTGCTCCTGTCACTCTGATAAGGTCTTCCATACTATGAGGGTTAAATGCAGGCTCGAAACCCATTATTTCTTCTGGTCTGAGCATTTGGCATCCGTAGTAAGCTCCTACTTTAAGACCTGTCAGTTGTCTCTTTATCCTTTCCCTTATCTTTTGTAATCCTACATCTCTTACTAATACCCACACTATATGTTCTGCCTGAGCGCTACCAGAATAACTTACACTGGTTCCTTTTATCCTGTCATCTACTTCCTTTTTCAAGTCCTTGTTTTCTTTGTACTTATGTGTGGCTAATCTATGACTTTGTAGACAAACACTGCATGGTGTAACCATCTTTTGATAGCCCATCTTTTCGACTATTGAGAGGTTTCTCAAGTTTAATGCTACATGTCCTACTTCATCATATTCATCATAAAATCCTCCGCCACAGCAGTTCCAGTCTTTCACCTCATCTAATCTAAGTCCTAATGTTTCGAATACTTTTTTTGTAGCTATATCTATATCTTTAGATAAACCGTGTGCCGTACAACCTGGGTAATATGCGTATGCCATAACTTATCCCCTTAATAATTTTCTTACTTCTTGGATGTTTTCCACTGCCTTCTCTTTCACTAGAGCATATTTAAGTTTTCCTGATTGCATAAGGAATATCATTTCTTTCATAGAGCCTAATAGACCATACGTGGATAAGTAAACTCTGGAACCCATTATCTTGCCTGAGTCAAATATCGAGCTATGAACTGCCTCAGTGTGTTTCTCACCTGTCTTTATAACCTCAGTCTTATCCTTTGCAAGCCTACTAAATGCTCTTGTTTTCTTTATTGCTGTAACAGGCTCTATATCTCTAGGACATACATTGTAGCACATATAACAGTAAGTACATCTCCAAGCACTGTCTATAAGTATCTTCAATCTTTCCTCTGTTATAGTATCCCTAGGATCTGCCAGGAATCTGAAACCTTTTGCATGGGCAGCTGGACCTAAGAACTCAGGATCCTCTTGAACTGCTGGGCACGCTGATACACATAATCCACACCATATACACTGGGCAAATTTCCATAATACTTTTTGATCTTCTGGCTTCAGTCTGTGTTCAGCCTTACCTTCTAATACTTCATTACTTGGATATAATCTAGGCTTTACCTTATGCATCCTATTATAAAAGTCGTCCAAATCTACCACTAAATCTTTAACAGGTTTGAAATAATCCATGGGCTCAATGGTTATAACATTACTACCATATTTCTTTATGACATCAAGTACTAGAGTCTTACATGCCAATTTAGGTTCTCCATTTATTTTCATTCCACAGCTTCCGCAAACCGCCATATGGCAAGAAGCTCTATATGCTAAAGTTGGATCCTGCTCGCTTTTTATCCTCCTTAGTGCCTCAGTAAATTGAGTGAACCTATCTACCTTTAGCTTATATTCTTGCCAATAGAATCCTTTCTCTTGTGTGTATCTCTTAACTTTTATTACAACCTCTGCTTCTTCATTCTTTAGGGACATCTTAATACACCCTTTCTTCAGGTTTCCATTTGGTCATTTTAACTGGCTTATAAGTTATTTCTACAGTGTTTCCTGATAGATATGCTATGGTGTGTTTGAGCCAGTTTTGATCATCTCTCTTTGGATAGTCTGTTCTGTAATGGGCTCCTCTTGATTCCTTTCTGTTTAAGGCAGTACTTGCGATTACCAAACCTAGGTCAATCATATTCTTAAGTTCTAGGGCGTTATAAAACTCTGTATTGTAAACTTTGCTTTTGTCCAATACGTACATATTCTTCATTTGTTCCCTCAGCTTTAGGATTTCTGAGACAGCGTTCTTTAACCCATTTTCATCCCTGTATATTCCTACGAACTCCCACATGTAATCTCTCAATTTTTCTAATATATCACCGAAATGAACACCAGATTCTTTCTTTACAATATCATATGCACTCTGTTCAGCCTTTTCAGCCTCTTTGTCTATATCTGATGATGGTTCTGTAAAGGACTGTAAGAATTTAACTACCTCATTTCCTGTCTCTCTTCCAAAAACTAATGTTTCTAGAAGAGAATTAGACCCCAGTCTATTAGCTCCGTGTACAGATACACAGGCTGCCTCTCCAGCTGCAAACAACCCTATTACATCTGGGTTCTTACCTGTAATATCAACATCTATTCCTCCCATATAGTAATGATGAGCCGGTCTTATGGGAATCAACTCCTTAGTTGCGTCCACTCCAGAGAATGTCTTTGCTGCCTCATAAGCTAAGGCTAATCTTTCTTTTATGTACTCTTCACCTAAATGTGATATATCTAACCCTACATATCCACCTGGAAAACCACGTCCTTCCTTAATCTCAGTTATTATAGCTCTTGAAACTATATCTCTTGGTGCTAGGTCTAACTTCTTTGGAGCATATCTAGTCATAAATCTTTCTCCTTTAGCGTTCTTTAAAACCGCGCCTTCACCTCTAGCTGCTTCACTTATTAGAATATCAGATGGATATAACGCTGTGGGATGGAATTGGACAAACTCAGGATCCTTCAGTGCTACTCTAGCTCTTAGAGCCATTGCATAACCGTCACCTGTTCCGATATAGCTATTTGTGGTGTGTCTATACAGCATTCCCATACCTCCAGCGGCTATGACAACTGCCTTAGCCTTAAAGAAGAATGGTATCATGTTTCTCATATCAAAAGCTACTACTCCTCTTACCCTACTCTCATCTCTAATTAACTCCCAAGCAAACCATTCGAAATAAAAGTCTACTTTTCCAGATCCTGAAGTCCTCTCGTACAAAGTATGAAGTAATGCCATACCTGTTTTGTCTCCAACGAATCTAGTTCTTGGATAGGTCTGACCACCGAAGTATCTTAAGGCTATCCTTCCATCTGGCTGTCTGTTAAATAATGCTCCCCACTTTTCTAGCAACTCTACAATTTCACCCGACTTATAGGCTAGCAGTTCAGCAGCATCCTGATCTACTAAATAATCTCCTCCTTTTATTGTATCATATGCCATATAGTCAGGACTATCATTAGGATCTGAGTTACCATTTACGTAGGCTGCTATACCTCCTTCTGCGGCAGCTGAGTGAGATCTAGTAGGAAATACTTTAGATATTACTGCAGCAGAATAGCCAGCCTTAGATATCTCATGTGCAGCCATTAAACCGGCTAGACCAGCTCCTATAATCACGGCGTCATAACTTAGCTTTTCCATATTTGATTTAAACTAGTTAAAAGATAAAAAGTATTTGTTATACCAACTCTGTTAATGTATTAACCACAAATTTTGGTTTTATATCCGATGCCTCCAAGTCCTTCCTTGTGTTTATACCAGTTAAAACTAACACAGTGTCTATATTAGCATTTAATCCCATTTTTATATCAGTTTCT is drawn from Sulfolobus acidocaldarius SUSAZ and contains these coding sequences:
- a CDS encoding disulfide reductase, whose translation is MAYAYYPGCTAHGLSKDIDIATKKVFETLGLRLDEVKDWNCCGGGFYDEYDEVGHVALNLRNLSIVEKMGYQKMVTPCSVCLQSHRLATHKYKENKDLKKEVDDRIKGTSVSYSGSAQAEHIVWVLVRDVGLQKIRERIKRQLTGLKVGAYYGCQMLRPEEIMGFEPAFNPHSMEDLIRVTGATPVSFKAAKSCCGFPLMGSNPKVGLRLAYGVLKSAKEEQADIIIHPCSLCHLQLDNLQLRIKAEFNVNWVVPAIYVTQLLGLAFGFSPEELGISKLAQEVLASRGIV
- a CDS encoding succinate dehydrogenase; the encoded protein is MSVEENISNVITKIGGNVKRNWYPVSERPGKEPFAKEIEYTVGDLYSGKIHLRNEGDIYVFVVSKYVFNWKEKTKDLKIKGELVDAAGGLMWIKEENEKSLEEDMKFLRDYVNSAKSSSSQH
- a CDS encoding succinate dehydrogenase (part of four member succinate dehydrogenase enzyme complex that forms a trimeric complex (trimer of tetramers); SdhA/B are the catalytic subcomplex and can exhibit succinate dehydrogenase activity in the absence of SdhC/D which are the membrane components and form cytochrome b556; SdhC binds ubiquinone; oxidizes succinate to fumarate while reducing ubiquinone to ubiquinol; the catalytic subunits are similar to fumarate reductase), translating into MSLKNEEAEVVIKVKRYTQEKGFYWQEYKLKVDRFTQFTEALRRIKSEQDPTLAYRASCHMAVCGSCGMKINGEPKLACKTLVLDVIKKYGSNVITIEPMDYFKPVKDLVVDLDDFYNRMHKVKPRLYPSNEVLEGKAEHRLKPEDQKVLWKFAQCIWCGLCVSACPAVQEDPEFLGPAAHAKGFRFLADPRDTITEERLKILIDSAWRCTYCYMCYNVCPRDIEPVTAIKKTRAFSRLAKDKTEVIKTGEKHTEAVHSSIFDSGKIMGSRVYLSTYGLLGSMKEMIFLMQSGKLKYALVKEKAVENIQEVRKLLRG
- the sdhA gene encoding succinate dehydrogenase (part of four member succinate dehydrogenase enzyme complex that forms a trimeric complex (trimer of tetramers); SdhA/B are the catalytic subcomplex and can exhibit succinate dehydrogenase activity in the absence of SdhC/D which are the membrane components and form cytochrome b556; SdhC binds ubiquinone; oxidizes succinate to fumarate while reducing ubiquinone to ubiquinol) is translated as MEKLSYDAVIIGAGLAGLMAAHEISKAGYSAAVISKVFPTRSHSAAAEGGIAAYVNGNSDPNDSPDYMAYDTIKGGDYLVDQDAAELLAYKSGEIVELLEKWGALFNRQPDGRIALRYFGGQTYPRTRFVGDKTGMALLHTLYERTSGSGKVDFYFEWFAWELIRDESRVRGVVAFDMRNMIPFFFKAKAVVIAAGGMGMLYRHTTNSYIGTGDGYAMALRARVALKDPEFVQFHPTALYPSDILISEAARGEGAVLKNAKGERFMTRYAPKKLDLAPRDIVSRAIITEIKEGRGFPGGYVGLDISHLGEEYIKERLALAYEAAKTFSGVDATKELIPIRPAHHYYMGGIDVDITGKNPDVIGLFAAGEAACVSVHGANRLGSNSLLETLVFGRETGNEVVKFLQSFTEPSSDIDKEAEKAEQSAYDIVKKESGVHFGDILEKLRDYMWEFVGIYRDENGLKNAVSEILKLREQMKNMYVLDKSKVYNTEFYNALELKNMIDLGLVIASTALNRKESRGAHYRTDYPKRDDQNWLKHTIAYLSGNTVEITYKPVKMTKWKPEERVY